Within Sphingobium aromaticiconvertens, the genomic segment CGTCGAGATGGCGCTGGATTACAGCGAGCTGTCACCGCGCGAACTGGCGGTGCGCTTCACCGACGAGAAGCGCTACTTCGTGTCGGAGGCCACCGTTTACCGCCTGTTGAAGGCCCACGATCTGATTACCAGTCCGGCCTATGTGGTGATCAAGGCCGCCGATCGCTTCCATACCCAGACCACGCGTCCGAACGAGATGTGGCAGACCGATTTTACCTACTTCAAGATCATCGGGTGGGGCTGGATGTACCTGTCGACCGTGCTCGACGACTTCTCGCGCTACATTATCGCCTGGAAACTGTGCACCAACATGCGCGCCGAGGATGTCACCGACACGCTGGACCTGGCCCTTAAGGCTTCCGGCTGCGACAGCGCCACCGTGCTGCACAAGCCCAGGCTGCTCAGCGATAACGGCCCCAGCTACATCGCGGGCGAACTGGCGGAATACATCGATGCCCAGAAGATGAGCCATGTACGCGGCGCTCCGATGCACCCCCAGACCCAAGGCAAGATCGAGCGCTGGCACCAAACCCTGAAAAACCGCATCCTGCTGGAAAACTACTTCCTGCCCGGCGACCTTGAGGCCCAGATCGAGGCCTTCGTCGAGCATTACAACAACCAGCGTTACCACGAGAGCCTGAACAACGTGACGCCCGCCGACGCCTACCTCGGCAGGGCTCCCGCCATCATCAAACAGCGCGAAAGGATCAAGCGAAAGACCATCGAATATCGGCGCTTGCAACACCGCAGGCTCGCCGCTTAACATCAACCCCAAGACGAGGCCCGCACTCCGCTAATTTACGACGCGACGTGTGCCAAATGTTCTGACGACGGACACCAGAA encodes:
- a CDS encoding IS3 family transposase (programmed frameshift) — its product is MKPKPSLKNSPTKAPAERVVKDIRRQTRRHFSAEDKIRIVLDGLRGEDSIAELCRKEGIAQSLYYTWSKEFMEAGKRRLAGDTARAATTGEVQDLRREARALKECVADLTLENRLLKKHDRGWGRRRMRYPASEKLEIIRIVEQSHLPAKHTLDKLGIPRRTFYRWYDRFVEGGPEALEDRPSAPSRVWNRIGDDIQGQIVEMALDYSELSPRELAVRFTDEKRYFVSEATVYRLLKAHDLITSPAYVVIKAADRFHTQTTRPNEMWQTDFTYFKIIGWGWMYLSTVLDDFSRYIIAWKLCTNMRAEDVTDTLDLALKASGCDSATVLHKPRLLSDNGPSYIAGELAEYIDAQKMSHVRGAPMHPQTQGKIERWHQTLKNRILLENYFLPGDLEAQIEAFVEHYNNQRYHESLNNVTPADAYLGRAPAIIKQRERIKRKTIEYRRLQHRRLAA